From one Erythrobacter sp. HKB08 genomic stretch:
- a CDS encoding nitrite/sulfite reductase, with product MYLYDQYDQEMVDARVAEFRDQARRRLEGKLTEDQFKPLRLMNGLYLQLHAYMLRVAIPYGTLNSRQMHALADIADKYDRGYGHFTTRQNIQYNWIKLEDAGDILADLAAVEMHAIQTSGNCIRNISSDHFAGAAADELVDPRPYAELLRQWSSFHPEFSYLPRKFKIAVIASDTDRAAMKLHDIGIQIVRNDAGELGAAFYVGGGMGRTPMIAPCIREFVPLDRLVTYAEACLRVYNRYGRRDNKYKARIKILVHELGAEEYARQVEEEFAHMLDLGIEPPFAELERIRTFFEDPAFVDGPKTVDRSDPDFSLWVDRNTHRHKHDAYVSAVVSLKPVGGIPGDATSDQMRLMADLAKEYSFDELRVMHTQNIVLPHVRIADLHALWTKLEAAGLGAPNLDTIEDIIACPGLDYCSLANARSIPIAQRISHRFAEKGRTGELGQLKLKISGCINACGHHHAGHIGILGVDKKGVENYQLLLGGSEAEDTSLAKITGPGFDEDGIIDAVEKATDVYLAQREDGERFLDTYRRIGMTPFKEALYG from the coding sequence ATGTATCTCTACGACCAATACGACCAGGAGATGGTGGATGCGCGCGTAGCGGAATTCCGCGACCAGGCCCGCCGCCGTCTCGAAGGCAAGCTGACCGAGGACCAGTTCAAGCCGCTCAGGCTGATGAATGGTCTCTATCTCCAGCTCCACGCCTACATGCTGCGCGTCGCCATCCCCTATGGCACGCTCAATTCGCGCCAGATGCATGCGCTGGCCGATATCGCGGACAAGTACGACCGCGGCTACGGCCATTTCACCACGCGCCAGAACATCCAGTACAACTGGATCAAGCTGGAAGACGCAGGCGACATCCTCGCCGACCTCGCTGCGGTGGAGATGCATGCCATCCAGACGAGCGGGAACTGCATCCGCAACATCAGCTCCGACCACTTCGCGGGCGCTGCGGCGGACGAGCTGGTCGACCCGCGCCCCTATGCCGAACTGCTGCGCCAGTGGTCGAGCTTCCACCCCGAATTCAGCTACCTGCCGCGCAAGTTCAAGATCGCGGTGATCGCCTCGGATACCGACCGCGCGGCGATGAAGCTGCACGATATCGGCATCCAGATCGTCAGGAACGATGCAGGCGAACTGGGCGCGGCGTTCTACGTCGGCGGCGGCATGGGCCGCACCCCGATGATCGCGCCCTGCATTCGCGAATTCGTGCCGCTCGACCGGCTGGTGACCTATGCCGAGGCCTGCCTCAGGGTCTACAACCGCTACGGACGGCGCGACAACAAGTACAAGGCGCGCATCAAGATTCTCGTCCACGAACTCGGCGCTGAGGAATACGCGCGCCAGGTCGAGGAAGAATTCGCCCACATGCTCGACCTCGGCATCGAACCGCCGTTCGCCGAGCTGGAGCGCATTCGAACCTTCTTCGAGGACCCGGCCTTCGTGGACGGCCCCAAGACCGTCGACCGCTCCGACCCCGATTTCTCGCTGTGGGTCGATCGCAATACGCATCGCCACAAGCACGATGCCTATGTCAGCGCGGTCGTCAGCCTGAAGCCGGTCGGCGGTATCCCGGGCGATGCGACGTCCGACCAGATGCGCCTGATGGCCGACCTCGCGAAGGAATACAGCTTCGACGAACTGCGCGTCATGCACACGCAGAACATCGTCCTGCCGCATGTCCGCATCGCCGACCTCCATGCGCTCTGGACTAAGCTGGAGGCTGCCGGTCTCGGCGCGCCCAACCTCGACACAATCGAGGATATCATCGCCTGCCCCGGCCTCGACTATTGCAGCCTCGCCAATGCCCGCTCGATCCCCATCGCGCAGCGCATCTCGCACCGTTTCGCCGAGAAGGGCCGCACGGGCGAGCTCGGCCAGCTGAAGCTGAAGATCTCGGGCTGCATCAATGCCTGCGGGCATCACCACGCGGGCCATATCGGCATTCTCGGCGTCGATAAGAAAGGCGTCGAGAACTACCAGCTGCTGCTCGGTGGCAGCGAGGCGGAGGATACTTCGCTCGCCAAGATCACCGGCCCCGGTTTCGACGAGGACGGCATTATCGACGCCGTCGAGAAGGCGACCGACGTCTATCTCGCCCAGCGCGAGGATGGCGAGCGGTTCCTCGACACCTATCGCCGTATCGGCATGACCCCGTTCAAGGAGGCGCTTTATGGCTGA
- the proB gene encoding glutamate 5-kinase — MTITDLTHLIDPGHAPRVVLKVGSSLLVGPDGLARRDWLTAFAAEIAEMRQRGQQVVVVSSGAIALGGAELDPSRDPRRTLAAAQASAAVGQIALASLWSDKLAGHGLAAGQMLVTLDDLEDRRRYLNASATLEHLLEAGVVPIVNENDSVATEEIRFGDNDRLAARVAQAAGADAVVLLSDVDGLFDRDPHEEGAQLLRQVDGIDAEILAMAKAGSSSGMGSGGMASKLQAAQIAERAGIALAIVNGTQERPIARATGEGIGTLFLPQRKDGARKAWLGGRLAPSGTLRVDPGCEAALRDGASLLAAGVVGVSGRFERGDLVRIDAMKGGTIAQGLAEYSAHECQAIAGLREEQQAERLGYAPRSAVVHRDHLVIL; from the coding sequence ATGACGATCACCGACCTCACGCATCTGATCGATCCCGGGCATGCGCCGCGCGTCGTGCTCAAGGTCGGTTCGTCGCTGCTGGTCGGGCCGGACGGTCTAGCGCGGCGCGACTGGCTGACTGCCTTCGCCGCCGAGATCGCCGAAATGCGCCAGCGCGGGCAGCAGGTCGTGGTGGTCAGTTCGGGCGCGATTGCCCTCGGCGGGGCCGAGCTGGACCCCTCGCGCGATCCGCGCCGCACGCTTGCGGCCGCGCAGGCTTCCGCCGCGGTTGGCCAGATCGCACTTGCCAGCCTGTGGTCGGACAAGCTCGCCGGACATGGCCTCGCGGCAGGACAGATGCTGGTGACATTGGACGACCTCGAGGACCGCCGCCGCTACCTCAATGCCTCCGCTACGCTCGAACACCTGCTCGAGGCGGGCGTGGTCCCCATCGTCAACGAGAACGACAGTGTCGCGACCGAGGAAATCCGCTTCGGCGACAACGACCGGCTGGCAGCGCGCGTTGCGCAGGCAGCGGGCGCCGATGCGGTGGTCTTGCTGTCCGATGTCGACGGACTGTTCGACCGCGATCCGCACGAGGAGGGCGCGCAGTTGCTGCGCCAAGTGGACGGGATCGACGCCGAAATCCTCGCCATGGCGAAGGCAGGGTCGAGTTCCGGTATGGGCTCGGGCGGCATGGCATCGAAGCTGCAGGCGGCTCAGATCGCCGAGCGCGCAGGGATCGCGCTTGCCATCGTCAACGGGACGCAGGAGCGCCCGATTGCGCGCGCGACCGGGGAGGGCATCGGCACGCTCTTCCTGCCCCAGCGCAAGGACGGCGCACGCAAGGCGTGGCTCGGCGGCAGGCTTGCCCCGTCAGGTACGCTGCGGGTCGATCCGGGCTGCGAGGCGGCACTGCGCGATGGCGCGAGCCTGCTGGCCGCCGGAGTGGTCGGCGTATCGGGCCGGTTCGAGCGCGGCGACCTCGTCCGCATCGACGCGATGAAGGGCGGCACGATCGCGCAGGGCCTCGCCGAATATTCCGCCCATGAATGCCAGGCTATCGCCGGCCTGCGCGAAGAACAGCAGGCCGAGCGGCTCGGCTATGCGCCGCGCTCTGCCGTGGTCCACCGCGACCATCTGGTGATCCTGTGA
- a CDS encoding mechanosensitive ion channel family protein — protein sequence MTATATPAQNPLETATPTGSASDAPQAVPLKDPQTGEPLLDPETGEQLMGVPAPQPVQMLDPETGEVLVDPETGEPLRAIADVAPTPEPTPTEAVSASQDLKDAVSEKSETVGGIVDTLDAIALSVGDMRISLWDGLIVLIVILGVVAGAFLASRGFHALLRRATKLDPSQKLLADKLITLAVWAIAILLGIDLLGIDLTALAFFGGAFGLAIGFGLQKTFGNLIAGIILLMDKSIKPGDVIAVADQAGNSTFGQIRKIGIRAVSITTRDQKEYLIPNENLMVNQVENWSYSSRNVRMQVPVGVSYNCDIKKAEELMLEAAKSCERVKKTPPPTIWLDQYGESSVDFIIHCWITDPEEGVGNIKSQVLKKLWDLFQENDIEIPFPQRDLNLRSNEQFDQLVAAISQRVSTEES from the coding sequence ATGACCGCAACCGCCACACCTGCGCAAAACCCGCTCGAAACCGCGACGCCGACCGGCAGCGCCAGCGATGCGCCGCAGGCGGTGCCGCTGAAGGACCCGCAGACGGGCGAGCCGCTGCTCGATCCCGAAACGGGCGAGCAATTGATGGGCGTTCCCGCCCCGCAGCCGGTCCAGATGCTCGATCCGGAGACGGGCGAAGTGCTGGTCGACCCGGAAACCGGCGAGCCGCTGCGCGCCATTGCCGATGTCGCGCCGACGCCCGAGCCCACGCCGACCGAAGCCGTCTCCGCCTCGCAGGACCTGAAGGACGCGGTCAGCGAGAAGAGCGAGACCGTCGGCGGGATCGTCGACACGCTCGATGCCATTGCGCTGTCGGTCGGCGACATGCGCATCTCGCTGTGGGACGGGCTGATCGTCCTGATCGTCATTCTCGGCGTCGTCGCAGGCGCTTTCCTTGCCAGCCGCGGCTTCCACGCGCTGCTGCGCCGGGCAACCAAGCTCGACCCGTCGCAGAAGCTGCTGGCGGACAAGCTCATCACGCTGGCGGTCTGGGCGATCGCGATCCTGCTCGGCATCGACCTGCTCGGCATCGACCTGACCGCGCTTGCCTTCTTCGGCGGCGCATTCGGCCTCGCCATCGGTTTCGGCCTGCAGAAGACATTCGGTAACCTGATCGCCGGGATCATCCTGCTGATGGACAAGTCGATCAAGCCGGGCGACGTGATCGCGGTTGCCGACCAGGCGGGCAATTCGACCTTCGGCCAGATCCGCAAGATCGGCATTCGCGCCGTCTCGATCACGACGCGCGACCAGAAGGAATATCTCATTCCGAACGAGAACCTGATGGTGAATCAGGTCGAGAACTGGTCCTATTCCAGCCGCAACGTGCGCATGCAGGTGCCGGTCGGCGTGTCCTACAATTGCGACATCAAGAAAGCCGAAGAGCTGATGCTGGAAGCGGCGAAGAGCTGCGAACGCGTAAAGAAAACCCCGCCGCCGACCATCTGGCTCGACCAGTATGGCGAAAGCTCGGTCGACTTCATCATCCATTGCTGGATCACCGACCCGGAAGAAGGCGTCGGCAACATCAAGAGCCAGGTGCTCAAGAAACTGTGGGACCTGTTCCAGGAAAACGACATCGAGATTCCGTTCCCGCAGCGCGACCTCAACCTGCGTTCGAACGAGCAGTTCGACCAGCTCGTCGCGGCGATTTCGCAGCGCGTCTCGACGGAAGAAAGCTGA
- a CDS encoding Bax inhibitor-1/YccA family protein: MADWNDPRRTGSGVGTTPGIDGRVEERVVFDEGLRKHMLSIYNYMSSGVLLSGIIAMLFANSGMAATLFAGGPLMWLVILSPLAIVFAMSFGRNKFSTFTLQAMFWAFAALMGLSLSRIFLLFSLESIGVTFFATSAAFAGLSLWGYTTKKDISGWGAFLIMGVVGLIVASLLNMFFFQSPGFHLAVAGIGVLIFAGLTAYDTQALKREYLAVQHAKMTNPAVAAQFPMGKLVILGALTLYLDFINMFQFLLSFLGSQE; the protein is encoded by the coding sequence ATGGCTGATTGGAACGACCCCCGCCGGACGGGCTCGGGCGTTGGCACGACCCCCGGCATCGACGGCCGCGTAGAAGAACGCGTCGTCTTCGACGAGGGCCTGCGCAAGCACATGCTCTCGATCTACAACTACATGTCATCGGGCGTGCTGCTTTCGGGCATCATCGCTATGCTGTTCGCCAACTCGGGCATGGCCGCGACGCTGTTCGCCGGCGGTCCGCTGATGTGGCTCGTCATCCTGTCGCCGCTGGCCATCGTCTTCGCGATGAGCTTCGGCCGCAACAAGTTCAGCACCTTCACGCTGCAGGCGATGTTCTGGGCCTTCGCCGCCCTCATGGGCCTGTCGCTTTCGCGCATCTTCCTGCTGTTCAGCCTGGAATCGATCGGCGTGACCTTCTTCGCCACCTCGGCAGCCTTCGCGGGCCTCAGCCTGTGGGGCTACACCACGAAGAAGGACATCTCGGGTTGGGGCGCGTTCCTGATCATGGGCGTCGTCGGCCTGATCGTCGCTTCGCTGCTCAACATGTTCTTCTTCCAGTCGCCGGGCTTCCACCTCGCGGTGGCCGGTATCGGCGTGCTGATCTTCGCAGGCCTTACCGCCTACGACACGCAGGCGCTCAAGCGTGAGTACCTCGCCGTGCAGCATGCCAAGATGACCAACCCGGCCGTCGCGGCGCAATTCCCGATGGGCAAGCTGGTGATCCTGGGCGCGCTGACGCTGTATCTGGACTTCATCAACATGTTCCAGTTCCTGCTGAGCTTCCTCGGCAGCCAGGAATAG
- a CDS encoding pyrroline-5-carboxylate reductase gives MTFSKMLIVGYGTMTGAMVEGWLRAGHSRDSFEVYHPTKTEVERGLAVHNTWPEAQYDFVLLGVKPHMIDDVAGGIAGVCGANTAILSVLAGVELDSLASRFPSAGGVVRFMPNLAVAIGKSPNALMAKGIGEETRAEVTKLASDLGTAEWIEDEALFDLVTALAGSGPGFVYRFIDALAAGATRLGLPAEQAERLAVAMVDGAGSLAAGSEHSPRELARRVASPGGMTQKGLDVLDEGSALQELVTECLRAARDRGREMADSARKNG, from the coding sequence ATGACATTCTCGAAGATGCTTATCGTCGGTTACGGCACCATGACCGGTGCGATGGTCGAAGGCTGGCTGCGTGCCGGGCACTCGCGCGATTCCTTCGAGGTGTATCACCCGACGAAGACCGAGGTCGAGCGCGGCCTCGCGGTCCACAACACATGGCCCGAGGCCCAATACGACTTCGTCCTGCTGGGCGTGAAGCCGCATATGATCGACGATGTCGCCGGAGGTATCGCGGGCGTTTGCGGAGCCAATACCGCCATCCTCTCGGTCCTCGCAGGCGTCGAGCTGGACAGTCTCGCCAGCCGCTTTCCGTCGGCCGGCGGGGTGGTGCGCTTCATGCCCAATCTCGCGGTAGCGATCGGCAAGTCGCCCAATGCGCTGATGGCGAAGGGAATAGGCGAGGAGACCAGGGCCGAAGTCACCAAGCTGGCATCGGACCTCGGAACGGCGGAATGGATCGAGGACGAGGCGCTGTTCGACCTCGTTACCGCGCTCGCCGGATCGGGGCCGGGCTTCGTCTACCGCTTCATCGACGCGCTTGCTGCCGGTGCGACCAGGCTGGGCCTGCCAGCTGAACAGGCCGAGCGGCTGGCGGTCGCGATGGTCGACGGGGCGGGCTCGCTTGCAGCCGGATCGGAGCATTCTCCGCGCGAACTGGCGCGCCGCGTGGCGAGCCCCGGGGGCATGACGCAGAAGGGCCTCGACGTACTCGACGAAGGGTCGGCGCTGCAGGAACTGGTTACCGAATGCCTGCGCGCAGCACGCGATCGCGGCCGCGAAATGGCTGATTCTGCACGGAAAAATGGTTAA
- a CDS encoding NAD(P)-dependent oxidoreductase, giving the protein MSEAKPIAITGGTGFVGQMVLDVAQQRGLPVRSLARRVPGDRTGVDWVQGDLADAGAMQALAEGSEAVVHIAGLTNAPDPAHFEAPNVEGTALMIEACKAAKVKRFVFVSSLSARKPDLSAYGASKAKAEELVQASGLDWTIVRPPAVYGPRDVDMFELFRSARMGLVPLPPGGATSIIHVEDLARLLLDLPDAQPALSRKKVFEPDDAREGGWSHKELAAAIGDAVGRKVFAPHLPAGVLTAAARVDRLMRGDKAKLTQDRVGYMCHPNWVARSDRAVPGSVWQPQIGGAEGLKATADWYRREGWL; this is encoded by the coding sequence GTGAGCGAGGCGAAACCCATCGCGATTACCGGCGGGACCGGTTTCGTCGGCCAAATGGTGCTCGACGTGGCGCAGCAACGCGGCCTTCCGGTCCGCTCGCTCGCCCGCCGCGTGCCGGGCGACCGCACCGGTGTCGACTGGGTGCAGGGCGACCTTGCCGATGCGGGCGCGATGCAGGCGCTGGCGGAAGGTAGCGAGGCGGTCGTCCACATCGCCGGGCTGACCAACGCGCCGGACCCGGCGCATTTCGAGGCGCCCAATGTCGAGGGCACGGCGCTGATGATCGAGGCGTGCAAGGCGGCGAAGGTGAAGCGCTTCGTTTTCGTATCCTCGCTCTCGGCACGTAAACCGGACCTCTCGGCCTATGGCGCATCCAAGGCAAAGGCCGAGGAGCTGGTGCAGGCGAGCGGCCTCGACTGGACCATCGTGCGTCCGCCGGCCGTCTACGGTCCGCGCGATGTCGACATGTTCGAGCTGTTCCGCAGCGCGCGCATGGGCCTCGTCCCGCTTCCGCCGGGCGGGGCAACATCGATCATCCATGTCGAGGACCTTGCGCGGTTGCTGCTCGACCTGCCCGATGCGCAGCCTGCGCTCTCCCGCAAGAAGGTCTTCGAACCCGACGATGCGCGTGAAGGCGGGTGGAGCCACAAGGAACTCGCTGCCGCGATCGGCGATGCGGTGGGCCGCAAGGTCTTCGCACCGCATCTCCCTGCCGGTGTGCTGACTGCTGCCGCCCGCGTCGATCGCCTGATGCGCGGCGACAAGGCCAAGCTGACGCAGGACCGCGTGGGCTACATGTGCCATCCGAACTGGGTCGCTCGCTCCGACCGCGCAGTGCCGGGCAGCGTCTGGCAACCGCAGATCGGCGGGGCTGAGGGGCTGAAAGCGACCGCGGACTGGTACCGCCGCGAAGGCTGGCTCTAG
- a CDS encoding phosphoadenylyl-sulfate reductase has protein sequence MNELRAIDRLDTGPRFTEHDAVRLNRMFRGSSTEEMLEAVIRDNLAGDVATVSSFGAESAVLLHLLAQVDPATPVMFLDTGKHFPETLAYRDLVIDRLGLTNLIILHPDLEALQAKDETGLRWSYDPDGCCEIRKVQPLAKALSQYDASFTGRKAFQSATRANLPRFEIDTSDAQGRLKINPLIDWDAERIAAYFAEHELPAHPLVERGYPSIGCSPCTSKVAPGEDPRSGRWKGWDKTECGIHQPGEDDLPPGYEPFL, from the coding sequence ATGAATGAGCTTCGCGCGATCGACCGCCTCGACACCGGGCCGCGCTTTACCGAGCACGACGCGGTGCGCCTCAACCGCATGTTCCGCGGGTCCTCGACCGAGGAAATGCTCGAGGCGGTGATCCGCGACAATCTTGCCGGCGATGTTGCCACGGTTTCTAGCTTCGGCGCGGAAAGCGCTGTGCTGCTTCACCTTCTTGCGCAGGTCGATCCTGCAACGCCGGTCATGTTCCTCGACACGGGCAAGCATTTTCCCGAGACGCTGGCCTATCGCGACCTCGTGATCGACCGGCTCGGGCTGACCAATTTGATCATCCTCCACCCCGACCTCGAGGCGCTGCAGGCGAAGGACGAGACGGGACTTCGCTGGTCCTACGATCCTGACGGCTGCTGCGAAATCCGCAAGGTCCAGCCGCTCGCCAAGGCGCTTTCGCAGTATGATGCAAGCTTCACCGGCCGCAAGGCGTTCCAGAGCGCGACGCGCGCCAACCTGCCGCGCTTCGAAATCGACACGTCGGATGCGCAGGGCCGCCTCAAGATCAACCCGTTGATCGACTGGGATGCCGAGCGGATCGCCGCCTATTTCGCCGAGCATGAGCTTCCCGCACATCCGCTGGTCGAGCGCGGCTATCCCTCCATCGGCTGCTCGCCCTGCACCAGCAAGGTCGCGCCGGGCGAAGACCCGCGTTCGGGGCGCTGGAAGGGTTGGGACAAGACCGAATGCGGCATCCACCAGCCGGGCGAGGACGACCTGCCCCCGGGCTACGAGCCGTTCCTCTAG
- a CDS encoding DUF934 domain-containing protein — MADRVQDSVGGTSPDDVQLRFRDDEPVDHAAVTVDSFVDQSNATAVRIEPGDDARELLPHLERLALVEVNFPAFGDGRGYSSARVLREAGYEGELRAVGDVLVDQIAYMRRCGFDAFAPDSPLDKDDAQAALERWPHVYQSAADARQPIWSKRHE; from the coding sequence ATGGCTGACCGCGTTCAGGACAGCGTTGGCGGCACCAGCCCCGACGACGTGCAACTCCGTTTCCGCGACGACGAGCCGGTCGATCACGCGGCCGTTACGGTCGATTCCTTCGTAGACCAGTCCAATGCGACTGCCGTGCGGATCGAGCCGGGCGACGATGCGCGCGAGCTGCTCCCGCATCTCGAACGGCTGGCGCTGGTCGAAGTGAACTTCCCAGCGTTCGGCGACGGGCGCGGCTATTCCTCGGCCCGCGTGCTGCGCGAGGCAGGATACGAGGGCGAGCTTCGCGCCGTGGGTGACGTGCTCGTCGACCAGATCGCCTATATGCGCCGCTGCGGTTTCGACGCCTTCGCGCCGGACTCGCCGCTCGACAAGGACGACGCCCAGGCCGCGCTCGAACGCTGGCCGCATGTCTACCAGTCGGCCGCCGATGCGCGCCAGCCAATCTGGAGCAAGCGCCATGAATGA
- the cobA gene encoding uroporphyrinogen-III C-methyltransferase: MAQTGTIYLVGAGPGDPDLLTLRAARLIERAELIVHDGLVDPAILALARDDARLVSVAKQRSKHTLPQEDINALLVREALSGRDVVRLKGGDPLVFGRGGEEAEAAHAAGVPVEIVPGISAANGAAAAAQIALTHREASSIVSFVAGQCKGLKDQDWSGLAGKGRTLVIYMGVKTAPQIAEKLMEDGLAPDMPVAVIENAARPQMRVLRGLLAGLPDLVVEQRVKSPALIVIGEVTARTDTALANVALEAAR, from the coding sequence ATGGCACAAACAGGCACCATCTACCTCGTCGGCGCGGGTCCGGGCGACCCGGACTTGCTGACGCTGCGCGCCGCGCGGCTGATCGAGCGCGCCGAGCTGATCGTCCACGACGGTCTGGTCGATCCCGCAATCCTGGCACTGGCACGCGATGACGCGAGGCTCGTCTCGGTCGCCAAGCAGCGCTCGAAACACACTCTGCCGCAGGAGGACATCAACGCCCTGCTGGTGCGCGAAGCGCTGTCGGGCCGCGATGTCGTGCGTCTCAAGGGCGGCGATCCGCTCGTCTTCGGACGCGGCGGCGAGGAAGCCGAAGCTGCACATGCAGCCGGCGTCCCGGTCGAGATCGTGCCCGGCATTTCCGCCGCCAACGGCGCCGCCGCCGCAGCCCAGATCGCCCTCACCCACCGCGAAGCCTCGAGCATCGTCAGCTTCGTCGCGGGCCAGTGCAAGGGCCTCAAGGATCAGGACTGGTCGGGCCTCGCCGGCAAGGGCCGCACGCTGGTGATCTACATGGGCGTGAAAACCGCGCCGCAGATCGCCGAAAAGCTGATGGAAGACGGGCTGGCCCCCGACATGCCCGTCGCCGTTATCGAGAACGCCGCGCGCCCGCAGATGCGCGTGCTGCGCGGGCTGCTTGCCGGTCTCCCCGACCTCGTCGTCGAGCAGCGGGTCAAGAGCCCGGCACTCATTGTCATCGGCGAAGTAACCGCACGCACCGATACCGCGCTTGCGAATGTCGCGCTGGAGGCTGCCCGATGA
- a CDS encoding YbjN domain-containing protein, which yields MSLAEDRFAQADDTAPVDMLAALFEARGWPFETPSQEEISGEIQGSWGKYQVRAVWRSEDNVLQMLCLPDIRVPKDKCAPAYELLALVNEQMWLGHFDIWSAGRVLVYRHGALLGDDGLLSLDQAQALVETAIEDCDRFYPAFQFVLWSDRTPREALDNALVDAMGEA from the coding sequence ATGTCGCTCGCTGAAGACAGGTTCGCCCAGGCGGACGACACCGCGCCGGTCGACATGCTGGCAGCCCTGTTCGAGGCGCGCGGTTGGCCGTTCGAAACGCCTTCGCAGGAAGAAATCTCGGGCGAAATCCAGGGCAGCTGGGGCAAGTATCAGGTCCGCGCCGTATGGCGGTCGGAAGACAATGTCCTGCAGATGCTCTGCCTGCCTGACATCCGCGTCCCGAAGGACAAATGCGCGCCCGCTTACGAGTTGCTCGCGCTGGTCAACGAGCAGATGTGGCTCGGCCATTTCGACATTTGGTCCGCCGGCCGCGTGCTCGTCTATCGCCACGGCGCGCTGCTGGGCGACGATGGTTTGCTGAGCCTCGACCAGGCTCAGGCGCTGGTGGAAACCGCGATCGAGGATTGCGACCGGTTCTACCCGGCATTCCAGTTCGTGCTGTGGAGCGACCGCACCCCGCGCGAGGCGCTCGACAATGCGCTCGTCGACGCGATGGGAGAGGCCTGA
- the obgE gene encoding GTPase ObgE: MHFLDQAKIFLKSGAGGPGAVSFRREAYVEYGGPDGGNGGDGGDVVFEAVAGLNTLIDFRYAQHFKAPRGDHGMGKNRTGASAKPLVIKVPVGTQVLSEDKEEVLADFTEVGQRITFLEGGMGGRGNASYKSSTNRAPRQHQPGEPGEEMWVWLRLKLLADVGLLGLPNAGKSTFINQVSNAKAKVGHYAFTTLVPKLGVVRHKSREFVLADIPGLIEGAAEGAGIGDRFLGHIERCRVLIHLVDISGEDPAEAMKTVNAELEAYGAGLADKPQLIALNKLDLADAELAEGFAEELRAAGADKVFAISGATGEGIEQLLDAVLAHLPDRTATETNAAEVEAEDEAGEWSPLD, encoded by the coding sequence ATGCACTTTTTGGATCAAGCTAAGATATTCCTGAAGTCGGGTGCCGGCGGGCCGGGTGCGGTCAGTTTCCGGCGCGAGGCTTATGTCGAGTACGGCGGGCCGGACGGCGGCAATGGCGGCGACGGCGGCGATGTCGTGTTCGAGGCCGTTGCCGGTCTCAACACGCTGATCGACTTCCGCTACGCGCAGCACTTCAAGGCGCCGCGCGGCGACCATGGCATGGGCAAGAACCGCACCGGTGCGAGCGCCAAGCCGCTCGTCATCAAGGTGCCGGTCGGCACGCAGGTCCTGTCCGAAGACAAGGAAGAGGTACTCGCCGACTTTACCGAGGTCGGCCAGCGTATCACCTTCCTCGAAGGCGGCATGGGTGGCCGCGGCAATGCGAGTTACAAGAGCTCGACGAACCGCGCGCCGCGCCAGCACCAGCCGGGCGAGCCGGGCGAGGAAATGTGGGTCTGGCTGCGGCTGAAGCTGCTGGCCGACGTCGGCCTGCTCGGCCTGCCCAATGCGGGCAAGTCGACCTTCATCAACCAGGTCTCGAATGCGAAGGCGAAGGTGGGGCATTATGCCTTCACCACGCTCGTCCCCAAGCTGGGCGTCGTGCGCCACAAGAGCCGCGAGTTCGTGCTTGCCGACATTCCGGGCCTGATCGAGGGCGCGGCGGAAGGCGCGGGCATCGGCGACCGGTTCCTCGGCCATATCGAGCGTTGCCGCGTGCTGATCCACCTCGTCGATATTTCGGGCGAGGATCCGGCAGAAGCGATGAAGACGGTCAATGCCGAACTCGAGGCCTATGGCGCAGGGCTGGCGGACAAGCCGCAGCTCATTGCGCTCAACAAGCTCGACCTTGCCGACGCGGAGCTTGCAGAAGGCTTCGCCGAGGAACTGCGCGCTGCAGGGGCCGACAAGGTGTTCGCGATTTCCGGCGCGACGGGCGAGGGTATCGAGCAACTGCTCGACGCGGTGCTCGCGCATTTGCCCGATCGCACCGCGACCGAGACCAATGCTGCCGAAGTCGAAGCCGAGGACGAAGCGGGCGAGTGGTCCCCGCTCGACTGA
- a CDS encoding DUF2849 domain-containing protein — translation MKILTGNDLKTGAVVWWDGTGWSLHVEHAVDVGDSADEIMASEESARRVNASYAIDAERTEDGPRPAHIKDRVRALGPTVRPDLTLKPADPDHRDWVI, via the coding sequence ATGAAGATCCTTACCGGCAACGACCTCAAGACCGGCGCAGTCGTCTGGTGGGACGGCACCGGCTGGTCGCTCCATGTCGAACACGCAGTCGACGTGGGCGACAGCGCGGATGAAATAATGGCGAGCGAGGAATCCGCCCGCCGGGTGAATGCCTCCTACGCGATCGATGCAGAGCGCACTGAAGACGGCCCGCGCCCCGCGCACATCAAGGACCGCGTGCGTGCCCTTGGCCCGACCGTGCGCCCCGACCTCACGCTCAAGCCTGCCGATCCCGACCACCGAGACTGGGTGATCTGA